The following proteins come from a genomic window of Pyxidicoccus sp. MSG2:
- a CDS encoding BamA/TamA family outer membrane protein has translation MPLPLLALLAVVSSQTPAAPASSDVAAQQENYEESLVAWALKEQDRVAEPEPEGKVLEEVLVSTEEVVAESDPYPDFLNIFHVRTREEVVRREVLLQAGQPYSTALADETARNLRSLRLFSVVRLVPVKGRAPGTVALLVVTKDLWSLRLNSDFAAVGSLLQYLRLQGTEQNFLGRGKKLAVDFTLRLDTVSLGQSYTDPRVLGSRWSLSESAALIIGRESGQAEGSRGSLSVSRPLYSLSTPWSTSTSVAWNVETNRVYRGADIWQLPFPDGPAVPYVYETEEVAGGVSYTRSYGLRYKWNVGGTLGAYHYAYDPPAASMLSDAQLDWFRRNYLPRAEDAGYASLSLRAFEARYEVMRDVDSYALSEDFQIGHSVSATVRYAPPIFGSASHFAELGVAARYRLRLGDSLTTASAAAAIRRQLGEGAEWNNRRWATELAQVSPKVLGGRFVARGLLDVNIDDLFDRITLLGGGNGLRGARVDAYSGKRLLLFNVEYRTAPLVVRTVHLGGVLFFDSGSAFDDRPDMVHTVGVGVRLLFPQFNVLPFRLDFGYVLNDARPPVGSRFSIAGGQLTDLRPGFLDSPL, from the coding sequence GTGCCCCTCCCGTTGCTCGCCCTCCTCGCCGTGGTCTCTTCCCAGACGCCAGCGGCACCCGCGTCCTCCGACGTCGCGGCCCAGCAGGAGAACTACGAGGAGTCCCTCGTCGCCTGGGCCCTGAAGGAGCAGGACCGCGTCGCGGAGCCCGAGCCCGAGGGGAAGGTGCTGGAGGAGGTCCTCGTCTCCACCGAGGAAGTCGTCGCGGAGAGCGACCCGTACCCGGACTTCCTCAACATCTTCCACGTGCGCACCCGCGAGGAGGTGGTCCGCCGCGAGGTGCTGCTCCAGGCCGGCCAGCCGTACTCCACCGCGCTCGCGGATGAGACGGCGCGCAACCTGCGCTCGCTGCGCCTGTTCTCCGTGGTGCGGCTCGTCCCGGTGAAGGGCCGCGCGCCCGGCACGGTGGCGCTGCTCGTCGTCACCAAGGACCTCTGGTCGCTGCGGCTCAACAGCGACTTCGCCGCGGTGGGCTCGCTGCTCCAGTACCTGCGCCTGCAAGGCACGGAGCAGAACTTCCTCGGCCGGGGCAAGAAGCTGGCGGTGGACTTCACGCTGCGGCTGGACACGGTCAGCCTCGGGCAGAGCTACACGGACCCGCGCGTGCTCGGCAGCCGCTGGTCCCTCTCCGAGTCCGCGGCCCTCATCATCGGCCGCGAGAGTGGCCAGGCCGAGGGCTCTCGCGGCAGCCTCTCCGTCAGCCGGCCCCTGTACTCGTTGTCCACGCCGTGGAGCACCAGTACGTCCGTGGCGTGGAACGTGGAGACCAACCGCGTCTACCGCGGCGCGGACATCTGGCAGTTGCCGTTCCCCGACGGGCCCGCGGTGCCGTACGTCTACGAGACGGAGGAGGTGGCTGGCGGCGTCTCGTACACGCGCTCGTACGGCCTGCGCTACAAGTGGAACGTGGGCGGCACGCTCGGCGCGTACCACTACGCCTATGACCCTCCGGCCGCGTCCATGTTGAGCGACGCGCAGCTGGACTGGTTCCGCCGCAACTACCTGCCGCGCGCCGAGGACGCGGGCTATGCCTCGCTGTCCCTGCGCGCCTTCGAGGCCCGTTACGAGGTGATGCGCGACGTGGACTCGTACGCGCTCTCCGAGGACTTCCAGATAGGGCACTCGGTGTCCGCGACGGTGCGCTATGCGCCCCCCATCTTCGGCTCGGCGTCGCACTTCGCGGAGCTCGGGGTGGCCGCGCGCTACCGCCTGCGCCTGGGAGATTCCCTCACCACCGCCTCCGCCGCGGCCGCCATCCGACGGCAGTTGGGCGAGGGCGCGGAGTGGAACAACCGGCGCTGGGCCACGGAACTGGCGCAGGTGTCTCCCAAGGTGCTCGGTGGACGCTTCGTGGCGCGCGGGCTCCTGGACGTGAATATCGACGACCTGTTCGACAGGATTACGCTGCTCGGCGGTGGCAACGGGCTGCGCGGCGCGCGCGTGGACGCGTACTCCGGCAAGCGGCTGCTGCTGTTCAACGTGGAGTACCGCACCGCGCCGCTCGTCGTGCGGACGGTGCACCTGGGCGGAGTGCTCTTCTTCGACTCGGGCAGCGCCTTCGACGACAGGCCGGACATGGTGCACACGGTGGGCGTGGGCGTGCGGCTGCTGTTCCCCCAGTTCAACGTGCTGCCGTTCCGCCTGGACTTCGGCTACGTGCTCAACGACGCGCGTCCCCCCGTGGGCAGCCGCTTCTCCATCGCGGGAGGACAGCTCACCGACTTGCGGCCCGGCTTCCTGGACTCGCCGCTGTAG